One stretch of Miscanthus floridulus cultivar M001 chromosome 18, ASM1932011v1, whole genome shotgun sequence DNA includes these proteins:
- the LOC136523979 gene encoding secreted RxLR effector protein 161-like translates to MEERLKLTKASTTAKVDATLYRSIVSGLCYLVHTRPDIAFIVGYVSRFMKDPREDHWATVKQLLRYVKGTVDQVIVFPKTGGSGMQLTVFSDADMVGDINGWRSTSGVLVFLGLAPISWLSLKQKVVALSTCEAEYVATAIAACQTVWLHRLLGELTSVEAHPPALMVDNQPVITLAKNPVLHDRSKHIDVKFHFLRDYKKED, encoded by the coding sequence atggaggagcggctgaagctgacgaaggccagtaccacggcgaaggtagatgcaacactttaTCGAAGCATCGTCAGCGGTCTGTGCTACCTTGTCCatacgaggccggacattgcgttcatcGTGGGCTATGTCAGCCGCTTCATgaaggatccccgagaggatcactgggccacGGTGAAGCagctgctgcgctacgtcaaggggacggtggatcaagtGATCGTCTTCCCTAAGACCGGCGGAAGTGGgatgcagctcactgtgttcagcgatgcagatatGGTAGGGGACATCAATGGatggcggagcacctctggcgtgcttgtcttcctcgggttagctccaatctcatggctatcgctaaaacagaaggtggtggcgctgtccacgtgcgaggcagagtacgtggcgacGGCCATAGCGGCGTGCCAAACTGTGTGGCTgcaccggctgctgggcgagctgaccagtgtggaagctcacccaccagcactgatggtagaCAACCAGCCCGTCATCACCCTCgcaaagaatccggttctccacgaccggagcaagcacatcgacgtcaagttccacttcctcagggactat